The proteins below are encoded in one region of Deinococcus budaensis:
- the mqnE gene encoding aminofutalosine synthase MqnE — protein sequence MKWLRDQALAPIVEKVEAGERLSFDEGMRLYHTRDLNALMRLANRTKERLHGDKVYFVHSMRLEFTNLCYVGCTFCAFAARKGEERAWDYSPEEVAEQVRRRYLPGITELHMSSGHHPNHPWAYYPEMVRQLRQNFPDLQVKAFTAAEIEHLSKISKKPTLEVLRELQAAGLAAMPGGGAEIFADRVRLQVAKNKVKADRWLQIHREAHSLGMRTNATMLYGHIETLEERLDHMDRLRDLQDETGGFHAFIPLAFQPLGNSLAQNLGKTDFTTGLDDLRNLAVARVYLDNFPHIKGYWVMIGSELTQVSLDWGVSDIDGTIQEEHIAHAAGATSPMALSQAGMVKMIQHAGRVPVLRDAYYHELEVFRGAGAEAAD from the coding sequence ATGAAGTGGCTGCGCGACCAGGCCCTGGCCCCCATCGTGGAGAAAGTGGAAGCGGGCGAGCGCCTCTCCTTCGACGAAGGCATGCGGCTCTACCACACCCGCGACCTCAATGCCCTGATGCGGCTGGCGAACCGCACCAAGGAGCGGCTGCACGGCGACAAGGTCTATTTCGTGCATTCCATGCGGCTGGAATTCACCAACCTCTGCTACGTGGGTTGCACCTTCTGCGCCTTCGCCGCGCGCAAGGGCGAGGAGCGGGCCTGGGACTACTCCCCCGAGGAGGTGGCCGAGCAGGTCCGGCGCCGCTACCTGCCCGGCATCACCGAGCTGCACATGAGCAGCGGGCACCACCCCAACCACCCCTGGGCGTACTACCCCGAGATGGTGCGGCAGCTGCGGCAGAACTTTCCTGACCTTCAGGTCAAGGCCTTTACCGCCGCCGAGATCGAGCACCTCTCCAAGATCAGCAAGAAGCCTACGCTGGAAGTCCTGCGCGAGCTTCAGGCGGCGGGCCTCGCGGCGATGCCGGGCGGCGGCGCCGAGATTTTCGCCGACCGGGTGCGGCTTCAGGTCGCCAAGAACAAGGTCAAGGCCGACCGGTGGCTGCAAATCCACCGCGAGGCGCACTCGCTGGGGATGCGGACGAACGCGACCATGCTTTACGGCCACATCGAGACGCTGGAGGAGCGGCTGGACCATATGGACCGCCTGCGCGACCTTCAGGACGAGACGGGCGGCTTCCACGCCTTCATCCCGCTGGCCTTTCAGCCGCTGGGCAACAGCCTCGCGCAGAACCTGGGCAAGACCGACTTCACGACCGGCCTCGACGACCTGCGCAACCTCGCGGTGGCCCGCGTGTACCTCGACAACTTTCCGCACATCAAGGGCTACTGGGTGATGATCGGCTCGGAGCTGACGCAGGTCAGCCTGGACTGGGGCGTCAGCGACATCGACGGCACCATTCAGGAGGAACACATCGCGCACGCGGCGGGCGCGACCTCCCCGATGGCGCTCTCGCAGGCCGGGATGGTGAAGATGATCCAGCACGCCGGGCGCGTGCCGGTGCTGCGCGACGCCTACTACCACGAGCTGGAGGTCTTCCGGGGGGCGGGCGCGGAGGCGGCGGACTAG
- the der gene encoding ribosome biogenesis GTPase Der — translation MHKVAIVGRPNVGKSSLFNRLVGRREAVVADFPGVTRDAKEGLMLYHNHRITLIDTGGLWSGDEWEQAIRQKAEWAMEGAQAVIFVLDPREGLSAADYEVAEWLRRVGKPVIVVANKIDSPKHDVYLAELWGLGFGEPLPVSAEHARGLDDLMDRVLEHLPADDEDVPEVAPIRISLIGRPNVGKSSLLNAITHTERAIVADQPGTTRDSLDVEWDYGGQRFVLVDTAGIRKKPDTAIEDYAIQRSEAAIERSDLIWLVVNATDLGDHELKLANLAYESGKPVIVVVNKWDLVPDEDLKSTEKELNQKLHHISYAPRVYTSAINDYGIHDMLAEAMKLYEKWQSRIPTAELNRWLEVWQMRQAVPNFHGKKLKMYFMTQVETAPPTFAIFCNRADFVTRAYEGFLQNRIREDLQLAGIPVRLKWKEKGPYKRGKKGEEAEA, via the coding sequence ATGCATAAGGTAGCCATCGTGGGCCGACCCAACGTCGGCAAGTCCAGCCTGTTCAACCGCCTGGTGGGGCGGCGCGAGGCCGTCGTGGCCGATTTTCCCGGCGTGACGCGCGACGCCAAGGAAGGGCTGATGCTCTACCACAACCACCGCATCACCCTGATCGACACCGGCGGCCTGTGGAGCGGCGACGAGTGGGAACAGGCCATCCGCCAGAAGGCCGAGTGGGCGATGGAGGGCGCGCAGGCCGTGATCTTCGTCCTGGACCCGCGCGAGGGCCTCTCGGCCGCCGACTACGAGGTGGCCGAATGGCTGCGCCGGGTGGGCAAGCCGGTGATCGTGGTCGCCAACAAGATCGACAGCCCCAAGCACGACGTGTACCTGGCCGAGCTGTGGGGTCTGGGCTTCGGCGAGCCGCTGCCGGTCAGCGCCGAGCACGCGCGCGGCCTCGACGACCTGATGGACCGGGTGCTGGAGCACCTGCCCGCCGACGACGAGGACGTGCCGGAGGTCGCCCCCATCCGCATCTCCCTGATCGGGCGGCCCAACGTGGGCAAGTCCAGCCTCCTGAACGCGATCACCCACACCGAGCGCGCCATCGTGGCCGACCAGCCGGGCACCACCCGCGACTCGCTGGACGTGGAGTGGGACTACGGCGGGCAGCGTTTCGTGCTGGTGGACACGGCGGGCATCCGCAAGAAGCCCGACACCGCCATCGAGGACTACGCGATCCAGCGCAGCGAGGCGGCCATCGAACGGTCTGATTTGATCTGGCTGGTCGTCAACGCGACCGATCTGGGCGACCACGAACTCAAGCTCGCCAACCTCGCCTACGAGAGCGGCAAACCCGTGATCGTGGTCGTGAACAAGTGGGACCTCGTGCCCGACGAGGATCTCAAGAGCACCGAAAAGGAACTGAACCAGAAGCTCCACCACATCTCCTACGCGCCGCGCGTGTATACCTCGGCAATCAACGACTACGGCATCCACGACATGCTCGCGGAGGCCATGAAGCTCTACGAGAAGTGGCAAAGCCGCATCCCGACCGCCGAACTCAACCGCTGGCTGGAGGTCTGGCAGATGCGCCAGGCCGTGCCGAACTTCCACGGCAAGAAGCTGAAGATGTACTTCATGACCCAGGTCGAGACGGCCCCGCCGACCTTCGCCATCTTCTGTAACCGCGCCGACTTCGTGACGCGCGCCTACGAGGGCTTCCTGCAAAACCGCATCCGCGAGGACCTGCAACTCGCCGGGATTCCGGTGCGCCTGAAGTGGAAGGAAAAGGGGCCGTACAAGCGCGGCAAGAAGGGCGAGGAAGCCGAGGCCTAG
- a CDS encoding NupC/NupG family nucleoside CNT transporter, which translates to MTDILWGLGGVAVLLGLGLLLSVDRRAVNWRTVLGAFALQLAFALIVLRWPLGRRALDAVSGAVQGVVNNAQQGINFVFGNLTNGALEGVGFIFAFNVLPIIVFFSGLIAVLYHLGVMQAVVRVLGGGLSKLLGTSRGESLSATANIFVGQTEAPLVVRPYIGAMTRSELFAVMVGGLASVAGSVLVGYSLLGVRLDYLIAASFMAAPAGLLMAKLILPERDTPQNYKGEMPEDPEGRPVNVIDAAARGAGDGLRLALNVGAMLIAFIGLIALVNALLGALGGLFGVGGLSLQGLLGWVFAPLAFVMGVPWENAVTAGSFIGQKLVTNEFVAFVEFAQVLREGGLSPKVEAIITFALCGFANLSSLAILLGGLGGIAPTRRGDIAQLGLRAVAAGTLANLLSGTLAGMLVG; encoded by the coding sequence ATGACCGACATCCTGTGGGGACTGGGCGGCGTGGCCGTGCTGCTGGGGCTGGGGCTGCTGCTCAGCGTGGACCGCCGGGCGGTGAACTGGCGCACGGTGCTGGGGGCCTTTGCCCTGCAACTCGCCTTCGCGTTGATCGTGCTGCGCTGGCCGCTGGGGCGCCGGGCGCTCGACGCGGTGTCGGGCGCGGTGCAGGGCGTGGTGAACAACGCGCAGCAGGGGATCAACTTCGTGTTCGGCAACCTCACGAACGGAGCGCTGGAGGGCGTGGGCTTCATCTTCGCCTTCAACGTGCTGCCGATCATCGTCTTTTTCAGTGGGCTGATCGCGGTGCTCTATCACCTGGGCGTGATGCAGGCGGTCGTGCGGGTGCTGGGCGGCGGCCTGAGCAAGCTGCTGGGCACCAGCCGGGGCGAGAGCCTGTCGGCCACCGCCAACATCTTCGTGGGGCAGACCGAGGCGCCGCTGGTCGTGCGGCCCTATATCGGGGCCATGACCCGCTCGGAGCTGTTCGCGGTGATGGTGGGCGGCCTCGCCAGCGTGGCGGGCAGCGTGCTGGTGGGGTACTCGCTGCTGGGCGTGCGGCTCGACTACCTGATCGCGGCGTCCTTTATGGCGGCGCCCGCAGGCCTGCTGATGGCGAAGCTGATCCTGCCCGAGCGCGACACCCCCCAGAACTACAAAGGAGAGATGCCGGAAGACCCCGAGGGCCGGCCCGTCAACGTGATCGACGCAGCGGCGCGTGGGGCTGGCGACGGGCTGCGGCTGGCGCTGAACGTGGGCGCGATGCTGATCGCCTTTATCGGCCTGATCGCCCTGGTCAACGCGCTGCTGGGCGCCCTGGGCGGCCTGTTCGGAGTGGGCGGGCTGAGCCTGCAAGGCCTGCTGGGCTGGGTGTTCGCGCCGCTCGCCTTCGTGATGGGCGTGCCGTGGGAGAACGCGGTCACGGCCGGAAGCTTTATCGGGCAGAAGCTGGTGACCAACGAGTTCGTCGCCTTTGTCGAGTTCGCCCAGGTGCTGCGCGAAGGCGGCCTCTCGCCCAAGGTCGAGGCGATCATCACCTTCGCGCTGTGCGGGTTTGCTAACCTCAGCAGCCTCGCCATCCTGCTGGGCGGTCTGGGCGGCATCGCGCCCACCCGGCGCGGCGACATCGCGCAGCTGGGCTTGCGGGCGGTCGCGGCAGGCACCCTGGCAAACCTGCTCAGCGGCACGCTGGCGGGCATGCTGGTCGGGTGA
- a CDS encoding c-type cytochrome, producing the protein MKRTSKNRWVAGDVMSWVLGVTLGVILGVALLIVAPRLGGAQGDAAPSAEGTIAASDERAGNGSAGEGQAAAGEAAGGQAGGAAQPGEGSDEGTGRSTEAATTDEPTAGSETAQATGSAGGVQAGGEGAADSDPTGTDSTSEVDQTGAEATVAPDGNTSADRERAQGEVGTAQAQNTGEGDTAQEAVTGQPTTAAGDAGAGQAIYVSNCQGCHGEQGQGVVGPSLVQADGPKSWTLAQFTTTLREGRTPERQLSAAMPRYSEQQISDAQVADLHAYIKTLN; encoded by the coding sequence ATGAAGCGGACGAGCAAGAACCGTTGGGTGGCGGGCGACGTGATGTCGTGGGTGCTGGGCGTGACGCTCGGCGTGATTCTGGGCGTGGCCCTCCTGATCGTCGCGCCGCGTCTGGGCGGCGCGCAGGGCGACGCGGCCCCCAGCGCCGAGGGCACCATCGCGGCGAGCGACGAGCGGGCCGGGAACGGAAGCGCCGGGGAAGGGCAGGCGGCGGCGGGTGAGGCGGCCGGAGGTCAGGCGGGCGGGGCCGCCCAGCCGGGAGAGGGAAGCGACGAGGGCACCGGCCGCAGCACCGAGGCGGCCACCACCGACGAGCCGACGGCCGGAAGCGAAACCGCCCAGGCCACCGGGAGCGCGGGCGGCGTGCAGGCGGGCGGCGAGGGCGCGGCCGACAGCGACCCGACCGGCACCGACTCGACCTCCGAGGTGGACCAGACCGGCGCCGAGGCCACCGTGGCTCCCGACGGCAACACCTCGGCCGACCGCGAGCGCGCCCAGGGCGAGGTGGGCACCGCCCAGGCCCAGAACACCGGCGAGGGCGACACCGCCCAGGAAGCCGTGACCGGCCAGCCGACGACGGCTGCGGGCGACGCCGGAGCCGGGCAGGCCATCTACGTCAGCAACTGCCAGGGCTGCCACGGCGAGCAGGGCCAGGGCGTGGTCGGCCCCAGCCTGGTGCAGGCCGACGGCCCGAAGAGCTGGACCCTGGCCCAGTTCACCACCACCCTGCGCGAGGGCCGCACCCCCGAGCGCCAGCTGAGCGCCGCCATGCCCCGCTACTCCGAGCAGCAGATCAGCGACGCGCAGGTGGCCGACCTGCACGCCTACATCAAGACGCTGAACTGA
- a CDS encoding PQQ-dependent sugar dehydrogenase has translation MSLPPVRAALALGAALLVAPAEAQTSQAPQVRFTPYVSGLRQVTTLTHAGDGSGRLYATLQAGQVRVIQGGQLRAQPFLDLSNLTRAGGERGLLGLAFDPNYKQNRRLYVHYTDRNGDTVLARYAATPDFSRADPQSARTLFTAEQPYPNHNGGQLAFGPDGFLYLGLGDGGSAGDPQNNGQKLGTPLGKLLRFDVSGADAKPAAGNPFLNRAGANPNIWAYGLRNPWRFSFDRVSGDLIIADVGQNEFEELNRQPRASRGGENYGWDVREGRSCFEPPSGCRTQGLTEPVLVYGRNEGQSITGGYVYRGNAVPSLKGQYVFADFGSGTVWAARPSGNSWNKVQLGRVENPSTFGEDETGELYVAEYGSGRVLKLGR, from the coding sequence ATGTCCCTGCCACCCGTTCGCGCGGCGCTCGCCCTGGGGGCCGCTCTGCTCGTCGCCCCGGCCGAGGCCCAGACCTCGCAGGCCCCACAGGTCCGGTTCACGCCCTATGTCAGCGGGTTGCGGCAGGTCACCACCCTGACGCACGCGGGCGACGGTTCGGGGCGGCTGTACGCCACCCTTCAGGCCGGGCAGGTGCGCGTGATCCAGGGCGGGCAACTGCGCGCCCAGCCTTTCCTCGACCTCAGCAACCTGACCCGCGCGGGCGGCGAGCGCGGGCTGCTGGGGCTGGCCTTTGATCCCAACTACAAGCAAAACCGCCGCCTGTATGTCCACTACACCGACCGCAACGGCGACACGGTGCTGGCGCGCTACGCGGCGACCCCCGATTTCAGCCGCGCCGACCCGCAGAGCGCGCGGACCCTCTTTACCGCCGAGCAGCCCTACCCCAACCACAACGGCGGGCAGCTCGCCTTCGGCCCCGACGGCTTCCTGTACCTGGGGCTGGGCGACGGCGGCAGCGCGGGCGATCCGCAGAACAACGGCCAGAAGCTGGGCACGCCGCTGGGCAAGCTGCTGCGCTTCGACGTGAGCGGCGCGGACGCGAAACCCGCCGCCGGGAACCCCTTCCTGAACCGCGCAGGCGCCAACCCCAACATCTGGGCGTATGGCCTGCGCAACCCCTGGCGCTTTTCCTTCGACCGCGTCAGTGGCGACCTGATCATCGCGGACGTGGGCCAGAACGAGTTCGAGGAACTCAACCGCCAGCCGCGCGCGAGCCGGGGCGGCGAGAACTACGGCTGGGACGTGCGCGAGGGCCGCAGCTGCTTCGAGCCGCCCAGCGGCTGCCGCACCCAGGGCCTGACCGAACCCGTGCTGGTGTACGGCCGGAACGAGGGCCAGAGCATCACGGGCGGGTACGTGTACCGGGGCAACGCCGTGCCCAGCCTGAAGGGGCAGTACGTGTTCGCGGACTTCGGCAGCGGCACCGTCTGGGCGGCGCGCCCCAGCGGGAACAGCTGGAACAAGGTGCAGCTGGGCCGCGTCGAGAACCCCTCGACCTTCGGGGAGGACGAGACGGGCGAGCTGTACGTGGCCGAGTACGGGAGCGGGCGGGTGCTCAAGCTCGGTCGCTGA
- a CDS encoding menaquinone biosynthetic enzyme MqnA/MqnD family protein, with amino-acid sequence MTYRAGWIHYTNVAPILDALVLPPGVTAVTGVPTEMNAALLGGRVDIANISAVEFIRHADRLEALPDFSVAVLGPVYSVNLFHTVPLERLRRVALTRQSAMSVALLRVLLRERGLTPTLEAAEGEAETLLAQGYDGVLRIGDSALREWYRLVGPLTPETTMTALPHVGRGVTVTDLAEEWFRLTGHPFTFAVWAYRRENPPPPELVRAMREARREGLGHLAGVAARHGQKLDLPARVVQHYLWNFRYHLEAPDRLGLSEFAALAEPGHAPLRFGPQPGAGRGTLAPSGAGP; translated from the coding sequence ATGACCTACCGCGCAGGCTGGATCCACTACACCAACGTCGCGCCCATCCTCGACGCGCTCGTGCTGCCGCCGGGCGTGACGGCGGTGACGGGCGTGCCCACCGAGATGAACGCCGCGCTGCTGGGGGGGCGGGTGGACATCGCCAACATCAGCGCGGTGGAGTTTATCCGGCACGCCGACCGGCTGGAGGCCTTGCCGGATTTCAGCGTGGCGGTGCTGGGGCCGGTGTACTCGGTGAACCTCTTTCATACGGTGCCGCTGGAGCGGTTGCGCCGGGTGGCCCTGACCCGCCAGAGCGCGATGAGCGTGGCGCTGCTGCGGGTGCTGCTGCGGGAGCGCGGCCTGACCCCCACGCTGGAGGCTGCCGAGGGCGAGGCCGAGACGCTGCTGGCCCAGGGCTACGACGGGGTGCTGCGCATCGGGGACAGCGCCCTGCGCGAGTGGTACCGGCTGGTCGGCCCGCTGACGCCCGAGACCACCATGACCGCCCTGCCGCACGTGGGGCGCGGGGTCACGGTGACCGATCTGGCCGAAGAATGGTTCCGGCTGACCGGGCACCCCTTCACCTTCGCGGTGTGGGCCTACCGGCGCGAGAACCCGCCGCCGCCCGAGCTGGTGCGGGCCATGCGGGAAGCGCGGCGCGAGGGGCTGGGCCATCTGGCGGGGGTGGCCGCCCGGCACGGCCAGAAGCTCGACCTGCCCGCGCGGGTGGTGCAGCACTACCTCTGGAACTTCCGCTACCACCTGGAAGCGCCCGACCGGCTGGGGCTGAGCGAGTTCGCGGCGCTCGCGGAGCCGGGGCACGCGCCGCTGCGCTTCGGGCCGCAGCCGGGGGCGGGGCGCGGCACGCTGGCCCCTTCCGGGGCCGGGCCTTAA
- a CDS encoding S8 family peptidase, giving the protein MKRTPLLGLLTLGVLLGSCGSGPSATAPTPSAEAAAPSSPVTSAPVTAAGQYVPGEVIVQLSGSLGAQTLGALETRLGVQSLEQLAVVNGAALLHTRITDGKSVEAKIAELKASGAVRFAEPNWTYQHQATASDAQFTNGTLWGMYGDASTPANAFGSQAAEAWARGSVGSDSVYVGIIDEGYQFDHPDLRGNAWLNPFDPVDGRDNDGNGYIDDTRGWDFANGDNSVYDGGTRGSLDAHGTHVGGTIGATANDGGVVGVNHNVTLISGKFLGRRGGDTANAIKAVDYFTDLKTRHGLNIVATNNSWGGGGYSQALYEAVVRGAKANILFVAAAGNSGTDNDVAASYPSNYDTTSAAGYDAVIAVAAIDKAGALASFSQYGRTQVDLGAPGVAITSSVPYNSYASYNGTSMATPHVTGAAALYASTHAGASAKTIRDALLGSVVATPSLSGKTVTGGRLNVSGF; this is encoded by the coding sequence ATGAAGCGTACCCCCCTGCTCGGCCTGCTCACCCTCGGCGTTTTGCTCGGTTCCTGCGGCAGCGGCCCCAGCGCGACGGCGCCCACCCCTTCGGCAGAGGCGGCGGCGCCCAGCAGCCCGGTGACGAGCGCCCCGGTGACGGCCGCAGGGCAGTACGTTCCCGGTGAGGTGATCGTGCAGCTTTCGGGCAGCCTGGGGGCGCAGACCCTGGGCGCGCTGGAAACGCGGCTGGGCGTGCAGTCGCTCGAGCAGCTCGCGGTCGTGAACGGAGCGGCGCTGCTGCACACCCGGATCACCGACGGCAAGAGTGTGGAGGCCAAGATCGCCGAGCTGAAGGCCAGCGGCGCCGTGCGCTTCGCGGAACCGAACTGGACCTACCAGCATCAGGCGACCGCCAGCGACGCGCAGTTCACGAACGGGACCCTCTGGGGGATGTACGGGGACGCCAGCACGCCCGCCAACGCCTTCGGCTCGCAGGCCGCCGAGGCCTGGGCGCGCGGCTCGGTGGGCAGCGACAGCGTGTACGTGGGCATCATCGACGAGGGCTACCAGTTCGACCACCCCGACCTGAGGGGCAACGCCTGGCTCAACCCCTTTGACCCGGTGGACGGCCGCGACAACGACGGCAACGGCTACATCGACGACACGCGCGGCTGGGACTTCGCCAACGGCGACAACAGCGTCTACGACGGCGGCACGCGCGGCAGCCTGGACGCGCACGGCACCCACGTCGGCGGGACCATCGGCGCCACCGCCAACGACGGCGGCGTGGTCGGCGTGAACCACAACGTCACCCTGATCAGCGGCAAGTTCCTGGGGCGCCGGGGCGGCGACACCGCCAACGCGATCAAGGCGGTGGACTACTTCACCGACCTCAAGACCCGCCACGGCCTGAACATCGTCGCCACCAACAACTCGTGGGGCGGCGGCGGCTACTCTCAGGCGCTGTACGAGGCGGTCGTGCGCGGGGCCAAGGCGAACATCCTCTTTGTCGCGGCGGCGGGCAACTCGGGCACCGACAACGACGTGGCGGCCTCCTACCCCAGCAACTACGACACGACTTCCGCCGCCGGGTACGACGCGGTGATCGCGGTCGCGGCCATCGACAAGGCGGGGGCGCTCGCCAGCTTCAGCCAGTACGGCCGCACCCAGGTGGACCTCGGCGCCCCTGGCGTGGCGATCACCAGCAGCGTGCCCTACAACAGCTACGCGAGCTACAACGGCACCTCCATGGCGACTCCCCACGTGACCGGCGCCGCCGCCCTGTACGCCAGCACCCACGCGGGCGCCAGCGCCAAGACCATCCGCGACGCCCTGCTGGGCAGCGTGGTCGCCACGCCCAGCCTCAGCGGCAAGACCGTGACGGGCGGGCGCCTGAACGTCAGCGGGTTCTGA
- a CDS encoding MGMT family protein: MAGELGTGEAPSDATFHQRVLALVARIPPGRVMTYGQLALLSGRPGPGGARLAGFVLGSLAGKAQGGQTDLPWQRVINAQGKVSTHKLGFGDVQERLLEAEGVTFDPAGRCDLARLQWWPEEEDRAAPPTALL, translated from the coding sequence GTGGCGGGTGAGCTGGGGACGGGGGAGGCGCCGAGCGACGCCACCTTTCACCAGCGGGTGCTGGCCCTGGTCGCGCGTATTCCGCCGGGCCGGGTGATGACCTACGGGCAACTCGCGCTGCTCTCGGGCCGCCCCGGGCCGGGGGGCGCGCGGCTGGCGGGCTTCGTGCTGGGGAGCCTGGCCGGCAAAGCCCAGGGGGGCCAGACCGACCTGCCCTGGCAGCGGGTCATCAACGCCCAGGGCAAGGTGAGCACCCACAAGCTGGGCTTCGGGGACGTGCAGGAGCGGTTGCTGGAGGCTGAGGGCGTGACCTTTGACCCCGCAGGCCGCTGCGACCTCGCCCGCCTCCAGTGGTGGCCGGAGGAAGAGGACCGGGCCGCCCCGCCCACGGCCCTGCTGTGA
- a CDS encoding nuclear transport factor 2 family protein, with amino-acid sequence MLDLSSPPSPESDLDAVLALDDAWNAAYHHRDPERMAPLIAQDWMAFFPDGRVVFRAELLEGMRRNPPAALMYERHAARVFGDAAITRGTLYANGKRMQSFLRVYARRGGGWQAVSVQVVP; translated from the coding sequence GTGCTCGACCTCTCCTCCCCGCCCTCCCCGGAGAGCGACCTCGACGCGGTGCTGGCCCTCGACGACGCCTGGAACGCGGCCTACCACCACCGCGACCCGGAGCGGATGGCGCCCTTGATCGCCCAGGACTGGATGGCTTTTTTTCCCGACGGCCGGGTGGTCTTCCGGGCCGAGCTGCTGGAAGGCATGCGCCGCAATCCCCCCGCCGCCCTGATGTACGAGCGCCACGCGGCCCGGGTGTTCGGCGACGCGGCGATCACGCGCGGCACCCTGTACGCGAACGGGAAAAGGATGCAGAGCTTTCTGCGGGTCTACGCGCGGCGGGGGGGCGGGTGGCAGGCGGTCAGCGTGCAGGTGGTGCCGTGA
- a CDS encoding GreA/GreB family elongation factor, translating to MTQKIELTSGGLSRLQQTLTQEYARLEEARRVVQEQMEANEQESLGLAEAQRLLLATEDRIAELEDSLARAVVIERAALEQGASLGAVVTLLDTGTGRELRLQLVNPLEASATAGALPRVSTQSPVGRAVLGRRPGDTFTVDLGRRQASYQVLGVSDRA from the coding sequence ATGACGCAGAAGATCGAACTGACCTCCGGGGGGCTGAGCCGCCTCCAGCAGACGCTGACGCAGGAGTACGCCCGGCTGGAGGAGGCCCGCCGGGTAGTGCAGGAGCAGATGGAGGCCAACGAGCAAGAAAGCCTGGGGCTGGCCGAGGCCCAGCGCCTCCTGCTGGCGACCGAGGACCGCATCGCGGAGCTGGAAGACAGCCTCGCGCGGGCGGTGGTGATCGAGCGGGCGGCGCTGGAGCAGGGCGCCAGCCTGGGCGCGGTGGTCACGCTGCTCGACACCGGGACCGGGCGCGAGCTGCGGCTGCAACTCGTCAACCCGCTGGAGGCGTCGGCCACAGCGGGCGCGCTGCCGCGCGTCAGCACCCAGAGTCCGGTGGGCCGGGCCGTGCTGGGCCGCCGCCCCGGCGACACCTTCACGGTGGACCTGGGGCGGCGGCAGGCGAGCTATCAGGTGCTGGGGGTCAGCGACCGAGCTTGA